The Carassius gibelio isolate Cgi1373 ecotype wild population from Czech Republic chromosome A24, carGib1.2-hapl.c, whole genome shotgun sequence genome window below encodes:
- the LOC127946548 gene encoding zinc finger protein ZIC 1-like, protein MLLDAGPQYPTIGVTTFGSTRHHSTGEVTDREVALGINPFADGMGAFKINHSSHDLGSGQTAFSSQAPGYAAAAALGHHHHPTHVSSYSTAAFNSTRDFLFRNRGFGDATSAQHSLFASAAGSFAGPHGHSDAAGHLLFPGLHEQAATHASSNVVNSQMRLGFSGDMYGRAEQYGHVASPRSEHYASTQLHGYGPMNMNMAAHHGAGAFFRYMRQPIKQELICKWVEPEQLTNPKKSCNKTFSTMHELVTHLTVEHVGGPEQSNHICFWEECPREGKPFKAKYKLVNHIRVHTGEKPFPCPFPGCGKVFARSENLKIHKRTHTGEKPFKCEFEGCDRRFANSSDRKKHMHVHTSDKPYLCKMCDKSYTHPSSLRKHMKVHESSTQGPQPSPAASSGYESSTPPTIVSPSTENQSSSSISPASSTVHHTSSHSTLSSNFNEWYV, encoded by the exons ATGCTCTTGGACGCGGGACCACAGTATCCCACCATTGGAGTGACTACTTTCGGCTCCACCAGGCATCACTCAACAGGCGAAGTTACAGACAGAGAAGTGGCTTTGGGTATCAACCCGTTCGCCGACGGTATGGGCGCTTTTAAAATCAACCACAGCTCCCACGACCTCGGTTCTGGGCAAACGGCGTTTTCCTCGCAAGCGCCCGGTTACGCCGCCGCCGCTGCCTTGGGACACCATCATCACCCCACTCATGTCAGCTCGTACTCCACCGCCGCCTTCAACTCCACTCGGGACTTTCTCTTTCGCAATCGGGGGTTCGGAGACGCCACGAGCGCGCAGCACAGTCTGTTCGCCTCCGCCGCTGGAAGTTTCGCCGGACCACATGGACACTCCGACGCCGCTGGGCACCTGCTCTTCCCGGGACTGCACGAGCAAGCGGCCACGCACGCGTCTTCCAACGTGGTTAACAGTCAGATGCGCCTGGGCTTTTCCGGGGACATGTACGGCAGGGCCGAGCAATACGGTCACGTCGCGAGCCCCAGATCCGAGCATTACGCCTCGACGCAGTTGCACGGCTATGGCCCCATGAACATGAATATGGCTGCCCATCACGGGGCTGGGGCCTTCTTTCGGTACATGAGACAGCCCATAAAGCAAGAGCTCATCTGCAAATGGGTAGAACCGGAGCAGCTAACGAATCCGAAAAAGTCCTGCAACAAAACTTTCAGCACCATGCACGAGCTCGTGACCCACCTGACGGTGGAGCACGTTGGGGGACCAGAGCAGTCGAATCACATTTGCTTTTGGGAAGAATGTCCCCGGGAAGGGAAACCGTTTAAAGCAAAGTATAAACTTGTGAATCATATCAGAGtgcacaccggagagaaaccgttTCCGTGTCCGTTCCCCGGATGTGGAAAAGTATTTGCCCGATCGGAAAATCTGAAAATCCATAAAAGAACACACACCG GTGAAAAACCGTTCAAGTGTGAGTTTGAAGGCTGTGACAGACGCTTTGCGAACAGCAGTGATCGTAAGAAACACATGCACGTCCATACCTCCGACAAACCTTATCTCTGCAAAATGTGTGACAAATCCTACACACACCCCAGCTCCCTCCGGAAACACATGAAG GTTCACGAGTCATCGACTCAAGGACCCCAGCCCTCCCCGGCAGCCAGCTCCGGCTACGAGTCCTCCACGCCGCCCACCATCGTGTCCCCTTCCACAGAAAACCAGAGCAGCAGTTCCATATCACCAGCATCATCCACAGTTCACCACACGAGCAGCCACAGCACTCTTTCGTCAAATTTTAATGAATGGTacgtgtaa
- the LOC127946547 gene encoding zinc finger protein ZIC 4-like isoform X3 codes for MFCLKDIFFINETGRCLQQVKHGSYPGHYGHHPDPGNHTLFPGLHHEQASTGAPGGQALNGQIRLGIPAEMYVRSDHLSQVASSRADPFAASPLHGYGGLNLNMNLSAHHHHGAGAFFRYMRQPIKQELICKWQEPEHSAKKRCSKTYSTMHELVTHVTVEHVGGPEQANHICFWEECPREGKPFKAKYKLVNHIRVHTGEKPFPCPFPGCGKVFARSENLKIHKRTHTGEKPFKCEFDGCDRRFANSSDRKKHSHVHTSDKPYNCKVRGCDKSYTHPSSLRKHMKVHCKSPPPSSGYESSTPSLVSPSSDLGREPAPSALSEPLSSSSQPANLSEWYVCHSSGASGPQTPPSGASTPGHAEGPTYGNPERRDAF; via the exons ATGTTTTGTCTGAAGGACattttctttataaatgaaacTGGACGATGTCTTCAACAGGTGAAACACG GTAGCTATCCGGGACACTATGGTCATCACCCCGACCCTGGGAACCATACGCTCTTCCCTGGACTTCATCACGAGCAGGCATCTACCGGAGCACCAGGTGGCCAAGCCTTGAACGGACAAATAAGGTTAGGAATACCTGCCGAAATGTACGTTCGTTCTGATCATTTGAGTCAAGTAGCGAGCTCCAGGGCAGACCCGTTTGCTGCTTCTCCTCTGCACGGATACGGCGGGCTGAATCTGAACATGAATCTCAGCGCACATCACCACCACGGAGCTGGCGCGTTTTTCCGTTACATGAGGCAGCCGATCAAGCAAGAGCTCATCTGCAAGTGGCAGGAGCCCGAGCACTCGGCGAAGAAACGTTGCTCCAAAACTTACAGCACCATGCACGAGCTAGTGACACATGTGACGGTGGAGCACGTCGGAGGACCGGAGCAAGCGAACCATATCTGTTTTTGGGAAGAGTGTCCACGAGAGGGGAAGCCGTTTAAAGCAAAGTACAAACTTGTGAATCACATCAGAGTGCACACCGGGGAGAAACCGTTTCCGTGTCCGTTCCCCGGCTGTGGAAAAGTATTTGCCCGATCGGAAAACTTGAAAATACACAAGAGGACGCACACAG GTGAAAAGCCTTTCAAATGCGAGTTTGACGGCTGTGACCGACGGTTCGCCAACAGCAGTGACCGGAAAAAGCATTCCCACGTACACACTAGCGATAAGCCGTACAACTGCAAAGTCAGAGGTTGTGACAAATCGTACACGCATCCCAGCTCATTGAGAAAACACATGAAGGTGCACTGCAAGTCTCCACCTCCGAGTTCTGGTTACGAATCATCGACTCCATCTCTCGTTTCTCCTTCATCGGACTTGGGAAGGGAGCCAGCTCCCTCTGCGCTCTCTGAGCCTCTCTCATCATCGTCCCAGCCGGCCAATTTAAGCGAATGGTACGTGTGTCACAGCTCCGGTGCCAGTGGCCCTCAGACCCCACCCAGCGGTGCATCCACACCGGGCCATGCAGAGGGGCCAACGTACGGCAATCCTGAACGGAGGGACGCCTTCTAG
- the LOC127946547 gene encoding zinc finger protein ZIC 4-like isoform X2, which produces MSVDALGSPVMDPAFSKRNTTLRLVDLAGAHHHHHHHHHTPQSVTGFPGFSSHPHSMAHSHPGEMTAEPRLGPSPFGPEHMGHSAALKISPTHHYPHHHHHHNHHIAGHSEVVSSQTGAFGPVQAATVPYSMSHTAQALSAGSYPGHYGHHPDPGNHTLFPGLHHEQASTGAPGGQALNGQIRLGIPAEMYVRSDHLSQVASSRADPFAASPLHGYGGLNLNMNLSAHHHHGAGAFFRYMRQPIKQELICKWQEPEHSAKKRCSKTYSTMHELVTHVTVEHVGGPEQANHICFWEECPREGKPFKAKYKLVNHIRVHTGEKPFPCPFPGCGKVFARSENLKIHKRTHTGEKPFKCEFDGCDRRFANSSDRKKHSHVHTSDKPYNCKVRGCDKSYTHPSSLRKHMKVHCKSPPPSSGYESSTPSLVSPSSDLGREPAPSALSEPLSSSSQPANLSEWYVCHSSGASGPQTPPSGASTPGHAEGPTYGNPERRDAF; this is translated from the exons ATGAGCGTGGATGCTTTGGGAAGCCCTGTGATGGACCCCGCGTTTTCCAAACGGAACACGACGCTGAGATTAGTTGACTTGGCAGGGGCTcaccaccatcaccatcatcaccaccatACCCCTCAGAGCGTGACAGGCTTCCCGGGGTTCAGCAGCCATCCACACTCAATGGCTCACTCGCACCCTGGGGAGATGACTGCGGAACCCCGCCTGGGGCCGAGTCCATTCGGGCCAGAACACATGGGGCACTCCGCGGCCCTCAAAATCAGCCCAACCCATCATTATCCccaccaccatcaccaccacaATCATCATATTGCAGGCCACAGTGAAGTGGTCTCCAGTCAAACGGGAGCTTTTGGCCCGGTGCAGGCGGCAACGGTCCCGTACTCTATGTCTCACACGGCCCAGGCGCTATCCGCAG GTAGCTATCCGGGACACTATGGTCATCACCCCGACCCTGGGAACCATACGCTCTTCCCTGGACTTCATCACGAGCAGGCATCTACCGGAGCACCAGGTGGCCAAGCCTTGAACGGACAAATAAGGTTAGGAATACCTGCCGAAATGTACGTTCGTTCTGATCATTTGAGTCAAGTAGCGAGCTCCAGGGCAGACCCGTTTGCTGCTTCTCCTCTGCACGGATACGGCGGGCTGAATCTGAACATGAATCTCAGCGCACATCACCACCACGGAGCTGGCGCGTTTTTCCGTTACATGAGGCAGCCGATCAAGCAAGAGCTCATCTGCAAGTGGCAGGAGCCCGAGCACTCGGCGAAGAAACGTTGCTCCAAAACTTACAGCACCATGCACGAGCTAGTGACACATGTGACGGTGGAGCACGTCGGAGGACCGGAGCAAGCGAACCATATCTGTTTTTGGGAAGAGTGTCCACGAGAGGGGAAGCCGTTTAAAGCAAAGTACAAACTTGTGAATCACATCAGAGTGCACACCGGGGAGAAACCGTTTCCGTGTCCGTTCCCCGGCTGTGGAAAAGTATTTGCCCGATCGGAAAACTTGAAAATACACAAGAGGACGCACACAG GTGAAAAGCCTTTCAAATGCGAGTTTGACGGCTGTGACCGACGGTTCGCCAACAGCAGTGACCGGAAAAAGCATTCCCACGTACACACTAGCGATAAGCCGTACAACTGCAAAGTCAGAGGTTGTGACAAATCGTACACGCATCCCAGCTCATTGAGAAAACACATGAAGGTGCACTGCAAGTCTCCACCTCCGAGTTCTGGTTACGAATCATCGACTCCATCTCTCGTTTCTCCTTCATCGGACTTGGGAAGGGAGCCAGCTCCCTCTGCGCTCTCTGAGCCTCTCTCATCATCGTCCCAGCCGGCCAATTTAAGCGAATGGTACGTGTGTCACAGCTCCGGTGCCAGTGGCCCTCAGACCCCACCCAGCGGTGCATCCACACCGGGCCATGCAGAGGGGCCAACGTACGGCAATCCTGAACGGAGGGACGCCTTCTAG
- the LOC127946547 gene encoding zinc finger protein ZIC 4-like isoform X1, whose product MSVDALGSPVMDPAFSKRNTTLRLVDLAGAHHHHHHHHHTPQSVTGFPGFSSHPHSMAHSHPGEMTAEPRLGPSPFGPEHMGHSAALKISPTHHYPHHHHHHNHHIAGHSEVVSSQTGAFGPVQAATVPYSMSHTAQALSAGRDFLIRRDLTAQAMPVLTDQTSGSASHHGMFVSTTGSYPGHYGHHPDPGNHTLFPGLHHEQASTGAPGGQALNGQIRLGIPAEMYVRSDHLSQVASSRADPFAASPLHGYGGLNLNMNLSAHHHHGAGAFFRYMRQPIKQELICKWQEPEHSAKKRCSKTYSTMHELVTHVTVEHVGGPEQANHICFWEECPREGKPFKAKYKLVNHIRVHTGEKPFPCPFPGCGKVFARSENLKIHKRTHTGEKPFKCEFDGCDRRFANSSDRKKHSHVHTSDKPYNCKVRGCDKSYTHPSSLRKHMKVHCKSPPPSSGYESSTPSLVSPSSDLGREPAPSALSEPLSSSSQPANLSEWYVCHSSGASGPQTPPSGASTPGHAEGPTYGNPERRDAF is encoded by the exons ATGAGCGTGGATGCTTTGGGAAGCCCTGTGATGGACCCCGCGTTTTCCAAACGGAACACGACGCTGAGATTAGTTGACTTGGCAGGGGCTcaccaccatcaccatcatcaccaccatACCCCTCAGAGCGTGACAGGCTTCCCGGGGTTCAGCAGCCATCCACACTCAATGGCTCACTCGCACCCTGGGGAGATGACTGCGGAACCCCGCCTGGGGCCGAGTCCATTCGGGCCAGAACACATGGGGCACTCCGCGGCCCTCAAAATCAGCCCAACCCATCATTATCCccaccaccatcaccaccacaATCATCATATTGCAGGCCACAGTGAAGTGGTCTCCAGTCAAACGGGAGCTTTTGGCCCGGTGCAGGCGGCAACGGTCCCGTACTCTATGTCTCACACGGCCCAGGCGCTATCCGCAGGTAGGGACTTCCTCATTCGCCGAGATCTGACAGCTCAAGCCATGCCCGTGCTGACCGATCAGACTTCTGGTTCAGCCTCTCACCACGGAATGTTTGTCTCAACAACAGGTAGCTATCCGGGACACTATGGTCATCACCCCGACCCTGGGAACCATACGCTCTTCCCTGGACTTCATCACGAGCAGGCATCTACCGGAGCACCAGGTGGCCAAGCCTTGAACGGACAAATAAGGTTAGGAATACCTGCCGAAATGTACGTTCGTTCTGATCATTTGAGTCAAGTAGCGAGCTCCAGGGCAGACCCGTTTGCTGCTTCTCCTCTGCACGGATACGGCGGGCTGAATCTGAACATGAATCTCAGCGCACATCACCACCACGGAGCTGGCGCGTTTTTCCGTTACATGAGGCAGCCGATCAAGCAAGAGCTCATCTGCAAGTGGCAGGAGCCCGAGCACTCGGCGAAGAAACGTTGCTCCAAAACTTACAGCACCATGCACGAGCTAGTGACACATGTGACGGTGGAGCACGTCGGAGGACCGGAGCAAGCGAACCATATCTGTTTTTGGGAAGAGTGTCCACGAGAGGGGAAGCCGTTTAAAGCAAAGTACAAACTTGTGAATCACATCAGAGTGCACACCGGGGAGAAACCGTTTCCGTGTCCGTTCCCCGGCTGTGGAAAAGTATTTGCCCGATCGGAAAACTTGAAAATACACAAGAGGACGCACACAG GTGAAAAGCCTTTCAAATGCGAGTTTGACGGCTGTGACCGACGGTTCGCCAACAGCAGTGACCGGAAAAAGCATTCCCACGTACACACTAGCGATAAGCCGTACAACTGCAAAGTCAGAGGTTGTGACAAATCGTACACGCATCCCAGCTCATTGAGAAAACACATGAAGGTGCACTGCAAGTCTCCACCTCCGAGTTCTGGTTACGAATCATCGACTCCATCTCTCGTTTCTCCTTCATCGGACTTGGGAAGGGAGCCAGCTCCCTCTGCGCTCTCTGAGCCTCTCTCATCATCGTCCCAGCCGGCCAATTTAAGCGAATGGTACGTGTGTCACAGCTCCGGTGCCAGTGGCCCTCAGACCCCACCCAGCGGTGCATCCACACCGGGCCATGCAGAGGGGCCAACGTACGGCAATCCTGAACGGAGGGACGCCTTCTAG